A single Thermococcus celericrescens DNA region contains:
- a CDS encoding carbamoyltransferase family protein: MILGIHDGHDAGAVLVDGGRIFAVNEERLNRIKKYRGFPRMSVAKVLEMAGASPEDVEAIAVAGIFRKQKRLLELEENLRGIFGADFKKKVIFVEHHLAHSAGAYHTAGWREAIALSIDAAGDGLSSSIYVAREGEMIRIAQSTYIDSLGDFYASVTELLGFKPMRHEGKVMSLAAYGKPAYDLSSIIELNGLSFDNHLGVIGVEATRKLAELFDYPLRHAREIALQMKRGKLEGKLQKKAIEIAASAQAHLERLIEELGLGLRGQGLPVAYAGGVAQNVKANAVLRHIVGDDNLWVFPAMDDGGLAFGAAVFVKAQFERLDGKWRPSRLEHVYLGPSYGREEVEEFLKMEGVEFEEVDDVPGLVADALVEGKLAGFFQGAMEFGPRALGNRSILADPRNEEVKERLNVALKRDVFQPFAPSMLWENAEEYLENLNGRPNEFMTMSYTASEEFREAAPAVVHVDGTTRPQAVRKETNPAYYDVIKAFERKTGLGAVLNTSFNMHGEPIVCSPEDALRTFRTAGLDVLVVEGFAVWRG, from the coding sequence ATGATACTTGGAATCCACGACGGTCACGACGCTGGTGCGGTGCTGGTAGACGGCGGAAGGATATTCGCGGTAAACGAGGAGAGACTGAACAGGATCAAGAAGTACCGCGGCTTTCCAAGGATGAGCGTGGCGAAAGTCCTCGAAATGGCTGGGGCATCGCCGGAGGATGTTGAGGCCATAGCGGTCGCTGGCATATTCAGGAAGCAAAAACGCCTGCTTGAGCTGGAGGAGAACCTCAGGGGAATATTCGGAGCAGACTTCAAGAAGAAAGTCATCTTCGTCGAGCATCACCTGGCCCACTCCGCGGGTGCATACCACACCGCAGGCTGGCGTGAGGCGATAGCGCTGAGCATAGACGCCGCGGGAGACGGGCTAAGCTCTTCGATATACGTGGCGAGAGAGGGGGAAATGATCCGGATCGCACAGAGCACCTACATTGACTCCCTCGGGGATTTCTACGCCTCCGTTACCGAGCTTTTAGGATTCAAGCCCATGCGGCACGAGGGCAAGGTCATGAGCCTGGCGGCATACGGGAAACCAGCTTACGACCTGAGCTCAATAATAGAGCTCAACGGGCTGAGCTTCGACAACCATCTCGGAGTAATCGGGGTCGAAGCGACGAGGAAGCTCGCAGAGCTCTTTGATTACCCCCTCAGACACGCCAGGGAGATCGCCCTTCAGATGAAGCGCGGAAAGCTTGAGGGTAAGCTTCAGAAAAAGGCCATAGAGATAGCCGCCAGCGCCCAGGCACACCTGGAAAGGCTGATTGAGGAGCTCGGCCTCGGACTCAGGGGGCAGGGACTTCCCGTTGCCTACGCAGGTGGAGTTGCCCAAAACGTCAAGGCCAATGCGGTGTTGAGGCACATTGTCGGGGACGATAACCTGTGGGTCTTTCCGGCGATGGACGACGGCGGTCTGGCCTTCGGCGCCGCGGTTTTTGTGAAAGCCCAGTTCGAGAGGCTCGACGGAAAGTGGAGGCCCTCTAGACTGGAGCACGTTTATCTTGGCCCATCCTACGGAAGGGAAGAAGTTGAAGAGTTCCTGAAGATGGAGGGCGTTGAGTTTGAGGAGGTGGATGACGTCCCGGGCCTCGTCGCGGACGCCCTCGTTGAGGGCAAGCTGGCCGGATTCTTCCAGGGAGCGATGGAGTTCGGACCGAGGGCCCTGGGTAACCGCTCAATTTTGGCGGACCCGAGGAACGAGGAGGTCAAGGAGAGGCTCAACGTTGCCCTGAAGCGCGACGTCTTCCAGCCCTTCGCACCCTCAATGCTCTGGGAGAACGCAGAGGAATACCTCGAAAACCTCAATGGAAGGCCAAACGAGTTTATGACGATGAGCTACACGGCGAGTGAGGAGTTCAGAGAAGCCGCTCCCGCCGTTGTTCACGTGGACGGGACGACTAGGCCCCAGGCCGTGAGGAAGGAAACCAATCCCGCTTATTACGACGTAATCAAAGCCTTCGAGCGGAAGACAGGCCTGGGCGCGGTGCTGAACACGAGCTTCAACATGCACGGGGAACCGATAGTCTGCTCACCCGAAGACGCCCTGAGAACGTTCCGAACGGCTGGACTGGATGTCCTGGTGGTTGAAGGGTTTGCGGTTTGGAGGGGTTAG
- a CDS encoding pyridoxal phosphate-dependent aminotransferase: MALSDRLELVNPSEIRKLFDLAQGVEGLISLGIGEPDFDTPEHIKEYAKEALDKGMTHYSPNAGIMMLREAISEKLREQNGIEADPRSEIMILVGANQAFILGLAAFLKEGEEVLIPSPMFVSYAPAVILAGGRPVEVPTYEENEFRLSVDDLEKHVSEKTRALIINSPNNPTGAVLTKKDLEEIADFAVEHDLIVFSDEVYEHFVYDGVKNHSIASLDGMFERTITINGFSKTFAMTGWRLGFVAAPSWVIEKMARFQMYNATCPVTFVQYAAAKAIHDPRSWEAVEEMRQEYDRRRNLVWKRLNEIGLPTVKPKGAFYIFPRIRDTGLSSNEFSELMLKEARVAVVPGSAFGNAGEGYIRISYATAYEQLEEAMDRMEKVLKEKGLV, translated from the coding sequence ATGGCGCTGAGCGACAGGTTGGAACTCGTCAACCCTTCTGAGATCAGGAAGCTCTTCGACCTCGCCCAGGGTGTTGAAGGTCTGATATCACTTGGAATAGGTGAGCCGGACTTTGATACTCCAGAGCATATAAAAGAGTATGCCAAGGAGGCCCTTGACAAGGGAATGACGCACTACAGCCCGAACGCGGGAATCATGATGCTCCGCGAGGCCATATCCGAGAAGCTCAGGGAGCAGAACGGCATCGAGGCTGACCCGAGGAGCGAGATAATGATCCTCGTGGGCGCCAACCAGGCTTTTATTCTGGGTCTCGCCGCGTTTCTCAAAGAGGGCGAGGAAGTCCTCATTCCGAGCCCGATGTTCGTTAGCTATGCCCCGGCCGTCATCCTGGCGGGCGGAAGGCCCGTCGAGGTGCCGACCTACGAGGAGAACGAATTCAGGCTGAGCGTGGACGACCTTGAGAAGCATGTGAGCGAGAAGACCCGCGCGCTCATCATCAACAGCCCCAACAACCCGACTGGAGCAGTTCTCACCAAGAAGGACCTCGAGGAGATAGCCGACTTCGCCGTTGAGCACGACCTCATCGTCTTCAGCGACGAGGTTTACGAGCACTTCGTCTACGACGGCGTCAAGAACCACAGCATAGCCTCCCTCGACGGCATGTTCGAGCGCACGATAACAATAAACGGATTCTCCAAGACCTTCGCCATGACCGGCTGGCGCCTCGGCTTTGTCGCGGCCCCCTCCTGGGTAATCGAGAAGATGGCGCGCTTTCAGATGTACAACGCCACCTGCCCCGTTACGTTCGTCCAGTACGCCGCCGCCAAGGCCATCCACGACCCGCGCAGCTGGGAAGCCGTCGAGGAGATGAGGCAGGAGTACGACCGCAGGAGGAACCTCGTCTGGAAGCGCCTGAACGAGATAGGACTTCCAACGGTCAAGCCCAAGGGTGCCTTCTACATCTTCCCGCGCATTAGGGACACCGGTCTGAGCAGCAATGAGTTCAGCGAGCTGATGCTCAAGGAGGCAAGGGTCGCGGTCGTCCCGGGAAGCGCATTCGGAAACGCCGGCGAGGGCTACATCAGGATAAGCTACGCGACGGCCTACGAGCAGCTTGAAGAGGCCATGGACAGGATGGAAAAAGTTCTGAAGGAGAAGGGACTGGTCTGA
- a CDS encoding metallophosphoesterase: MRIVAVTDIHGNRSKVGKLVEVLRGMDFDILAVAGDLTHFGGAERAREVLNPLLELKRPVVAVHGNCDGPDVPPFLEGVGVWAHDRHVEIGGVGIVGIGGSNITPFRTFWELTEDEIEGILERNYRDGDVILSHVPPKDTNADRVHSGLHVGSPALREFIERREPPLVLTGHIHEARSVDRIGGTVIVNPGPLFRGYYAVVDYDAEKKRVDGVELERL; this comes from the coding sequence GTGAGGATCGTGGCCGTCACGGACATCCACGGAAACAGGAGCAAGGTTGGAAAGCTCGTAGAGGTCCTTCGCGGGATGGACTTTGACATCCTGGCGGTGGCGGGAGATTTAACCCACTTTGGAGGTGCTGAAAGGGCCCGCGAGGTCCTAAACCCCCTGCTGGAGCTGAAGAGGCCTGTGGTTGCGGTTCACGGCAACTGCGATGGACCGGACGTTCCTCCTTTTCTGGAGGGTGTGGGGGTATGGGCCCACGACAGGCACGTTGAAATTGGGGGAGTTGGAATCGTCGGCATCGGCGGCTCAAACATAACACCGTTCCGCACGTTCTGGGAGCTCACGGAGGACGAAATTGAGGGGATTCTGGAGCGGAACTACCGCGACGGGGACGTGATACTCTCCCACGTGCCCCCAAAAGATACGAATGCAGACCGCGTTCATTCGGGCCTCCACGTGGGAAGTCCCGCGCTGAGGGAGTTTATAGAGAGGAGAGAACCCCCGCTCGTTCTCACCGGCCACATCCACGAGGCGAGGAGCGTCGATAGAATCGGCGGAACAGTGATCGTGAATCCCGGTCCCCTCTTCAGGGGATACTACGCCGTTGTGGACTATGATGCGGAAAAGAAGAGGGTGGATGGTGTGGAGCTGGAGAGGCTTTAG
- a CDS encoding adenylate kinase family protein: MIIAVTGTPGVGKTTVSRLLSEKLGYEYVGVKEFAREKGIGEMVGEELEIDVDELAEAMSREFHGRDVVIDGHLSHFVPADVVIVLRANPKLVAERLMERGYSKEKLAENVEAELVDVILVEALEENENVLEIDTTGKTPGEVVEEISELLERGIKRRFGIVDWSGVYDEVLPYLRLGSGRM, encoded by the coding sequence ATGATAATAGCGGTAACCGGAACGCCGGGGGTCGGAAAGACCACTGTATCGAGGCTCCTCAGCGAGAAGCTTGGCTACGAATACGTGGGCGTTAAAGAATTCGCCAGAGAAAAGGGTATCGGTGAGATGGTGGGCGAGGAGCTGGAGATAGATGTTGATGAGCTGGCCGAAGCCATGTCGCGGGAGTTTCACGGGAGGGATGTTGTGATAGACGGCCACCTCAGCCACTTTGTACCGGCGGACGTCGTAATAGTCCTCCGCGCCAATCCCAAGCTTGTTGCTGAGAGACTGATGGAACGGGGCTACTCAAAGGAGAAGCTCGCCGAGAACGTTGAGGCGGAGCTGGTGGACGTCATCCTGGTCGAGGCCCTTGAGGAAAATGAGAACGTTCTGGAGATTGACACGACGGGAAAGACTCCCGGCGAGGTTGTGGAGGAGATATCCGAACTCCTTGAAAGGGGAATTAAAAGGCGGTTTGGAATCGTTGACTGGAGCGGCGTGTATGACGAGGTGCTACCATACCTGCGGCTGGGGAGTGGTCGGATGTGA
- a CDS encoding methionine adenosyltransferase: MAEKVRNIVVEELMRTPVEMQRVELVERKGIGHPDSIADGIAEAVSRALSREYVKRYGIILHHNTDQVEVVGGKAYPRFGGGEVIKPIYILLSGRAVEIVDRELFPVHEVAIKAAREYLRKAVRHLDLENHVIIDSRIGQGSVDLVGVFNKAKETPIPLANDTSFGVGYAPLSETERIVYETERLLNSDEFKRKYPAVGEDIKVMGLRKGDEIDITIAAAIVDSEVANPDEYMAVKEAIYEAALSVAEEHTERKVNIYVNTADDPEKGIYYITVTGTSAEAGDDGSVGRGNRVNGLITPNRHMSMEAAAGKNPVSHVGKIYNLLSMLIANDIAEQVEGVEEVYVRILSQIGKPIDEPLVASVQIIPKKGYHLETIQKPAYEIADAWLADITKIQKMILEDKLNVF; this comes from the coding sequence ATGGCTGAGAAGGTCAGGAACATAGTTGTTGAGGAGCTTATGAGGACCCCCGTTGAGATGCAGAGGGTCGAGCTCGTTGAGAGGAAGGGTATAGGACACCCGGACAGCATTGCCGACGGCATAGCCGAGGCGGTCAGCAGGGCGCTCAGCAGGGAGTACGTGAAGAGGTACGGCATCATCCTCCACCACAACACGGACCAGGTGGAGGTCGTTGGTGGAAAGGCCTACCCGCGCTTCGGCGGCGGTGAGGTCATCAAGCCGATATACATCCTTCTCTCAGGAAGGGCCGTTGAGATCGTTGACCGCGAGCTCTTCCCGGTTCACGAGGTTGCCATTAAAGCCGCCCGCGAGTACCTCAGGAAGGCCGTCAGGCACCTCGACCTTGAGAACCACGTCATCATCGACTCCCGCATCGGCCAGGGAAGCGTTGACCTCGTCGGTGTCTTCAACAAGGCCAAGGAAACCCCGATCCCGCTCGCCAACGATACCAGCTTCGGCGTTGGCTACGCCCCGCTCAGCGAGACCGAGAGGATAGTTTACGAGACCGAGAGGCTCCTCAACAGCGACGAGTTTAAGAGGAAGTACCCGGCGGTTGGTGAGGACATCAAGGTCATGGGCCTCAGGAAGGGCGACGAGATAGACATAACCATCGCCGCCGCCATAGTGGACAGCGAGGTTGCCAACCCGGACGAGTACATGGCTGTCAAGGAGGCCATCTACGAGGCCGCCCTCAGCGTCGCCGAAGAGCACACCGAGAGGAAGGTCAACATCTACGTTAACACCGCCGACGACCCGGAGAAGGGCATCTACTACATCACCGTCACCGGAACCAGCGCCGAGGCTGGCGATGACGGAAGCGTCGGCAGGGGCAACCGCGTTAACGGCCTCATCACCCCGAACAGGCATATGAGCATGGAGGCCGCGGCCGGAAAGAACCCGGTCAGCCACGTCGGAAAGATTTACAACCTCCTCTCAATGCTCATCGCCAACGACATAGCCGAGCAGGTTGAGGGTGTCGAGGAGGTCTACGTCAGGATACTCAGCCAGATAGGCAAGCCCATCGACGAGCCGCTCGTGGCGAGCGTCCAGATAATCCCGAAGAAGGGCTACCACCTCGAGACCATCCAGAAGCCGGCCTACGAGATAGCGGATGCATGGCTCGCCGACATAACCAAGATACAGAAGATGATACTCGAGGACAAGCTCAACGTCTTCTGA
- a CDS encoding translin family protein, producing MELKEIIAEIREVLDEKDSLREEALRLTREIVRMSGDTIKALHRGEVEEAEKRLRLVREKVEELRRKLKDHPDLYHTGYVQSAHQEFVEASLFFAYMTGEDYPSPGRLGVPHADYALGIGDFIGELRRHFLLLLLDGNLEEAERTYRTMEKTYEELMTLEYPKGLVNVRGKQDQARNILERTLEDLMRAKLSRSLETKLDLAAGALEKRKDGTNQ from the coding sequence ATGGAGCTGAAGGAAATAATAGCCGAGATTAGGGAGGTTCTCGATGAGAAGGATTCGCTCAGGGAGGAGGCGCTGAGGCTAACGAGGGAGATAGTCCGGATGAGCGGGGATACGATAAAGGCCCTGCACAGGGGGGAGGTTGAGGAGGCGGAGAAACGGCTGAGACTCGTCCGCGAGAAGGTTGAGGAGCTGAGGAGGAAGCTGAAGGACCATCCCGACCTTTACCACACCGGCTACGTCCAGAGCGCCCACCAGGAGTTCGTTGAGGCCAGCCTGTTCTTCGCGTACATGACCGGGGAGGACTATCCCTCGCCCGGAAGGCTGGGCGTGCCCCACGCCGACTACGCCCTCGGTATCGGTGACTTCATCGGTGAGCTCAGGAGACACTTCCTGCTGCTCCTCCTCGACGGTAACCTCGAAGAGGCGGAGAGAACCTACCGCACCATGGAGAAGACCTACGAGGAGCTGATGACGCTGGAGTATCCAAAGGGGCTCGTGAACGTAAGGGGAAAGCAGGACCAGGCACGGAACATCCTTGAAAGGACCCTCGAAGACCTCATGAGGGCAAAGCTGAGCAGGAGTCTGGAGACAAAGCTCGACCTTGCGGCCGGGGCGCTGGAAAAACGAAAAGACGGAACAAACCAATGA
- a CDS encoding endonuclease V: protein MIVELQKKLEQVAAVQAKLAGRVVEIPVDSGSVRVVAAVDVSYRKNMARAALVLCTFPDCKVLGSKTAVVDVTFPYIPTYFFLRETRPVLMVLRGEEFDVLLVEGHGRAHPRGYGLASHIGLLIGRPTIGVAKGPLRGAPEGSFRRVGKAYVSVGHLIDLESAVRIVEPLLEGGYPKPLRLADRLSKRETL, encoded by the coding sequence GTGATTGTCGAATTACAGAAAAAACTTGAGCAGGTCGCCGCGGTCCAGGCAAAACTCGCCGGAAGGGTCGTGGAGATACCCGTTGATTCCGGCAGTGTACGGGTTGTCGCCGCCGTGGACGTGTCGTATAGGAAAAACATGGCGAGGGCGGCCCTAGTTCTCTGCACCTTTCCGGACTGCAAGGTTCTGGGATCAAAAACGGCCGTGGTTGATGTCACGTTCCCGTACATTCCCACATATTTTTTCCTGAGAGAAACCAGGCCGGTTCTCATGGTGCTCCGTGGTGAGGAATTCGATGTTCTCCTCGTCGAAGGACACGGAAGGGCGCACCCGCGCGGCTACGGACTGGCCTCCCACATCGGTCTGCTGATCGGACGGCCAACCATAGGCGTTGCCAAGGGGCCCCTGAGGGGTGCGCCGGAGGGCTCGTTCAGACGGGTGGGAAAAGCTTATGTAAGCGTCGGCCATTTAATCGACTTGGAATCCGCGGTGAGAATCGTCGAGCCGCTGCTCGAGGGGGGTTATCCCAAACCGCTCAGGCTCGCTGACAGACTGTCGAAGAGGGAAACGCTATGA
- a CDS encoding DUF120 domain-containing protein, with product MKRIKLLILLARRGAIGEKVKVTLRDLGDELGVSPQSVLRLLEDMEGEGFIEKSVEGKKTYVEISPNGLAFLEELCDAISGVLYNGVIIGEVISGIGEGAYYVRQYSQLIEEYLGFKPYPGTLNIRVIFPRTVFDALCGVRPVILPGFVKDGRTFGDVKAYRVRIGDAEGAIVIPSRTVHPPKIAEIVAPIYLREKLNLQDGSKITIKVVKS from the coding sequence ATGAAGAGGATAAAACTGCTCATCCTGCTGGCCAGAAGGGGAGCTATTGGAGAGAAGGTCAAGGTGACACTGAGGGATCTGGGCGATGAGCTCGGGGTTTCCCCACAGTCCGTTCTGAGGCTCCTCGAGGACATGGAGGGGGAGGGATTCATAGAAAAGTCCGTCGAGGGGAAGAAAACCTACGTCGAGATAAGCCCCAACGGCCTGGCCTTTCTGGAGGAACTCTGCGATGCCATATCGGGCGTCCTTTACAACGGCGTTATAATCGGCGAGGTCATCTCAGGAATAGGGGAGGGGGCGTATTACGTAAGGCAGTACTCCCAGCTGATCGAGGAGTACCTGGGCTTCAAGCCGTACCCTGGAACGCTGAATATCCGCGTTATCTTCCCAAGGACTGTATTCGATGCCCTCTGCGGCGTCAGGCCGGTCATCCTTCCGGGATTCGTAAAGGATGGGAGGACCTTCGGGGACGTCAAAGCATACCGGGTTAGGATAGGGGACGCCGAGGGTGCAATAGTTATCCCCTCGCGGACGGTCCATCCACCGAAGATAGCGGAAATAGTGGCCCCTATCTACCTCAGGGAGAAGCTGAACCTTCAGGACGGCTCAAAGATAACGATAAAGGTCGTGAAATCATGA
- a CDS encoding PRC-barrel domain-containing protein, whose protein sequence is MVMRLSKLYGKQIYNTKGYYVGYVDEILIDVDRGQGKVLALGLPGEKVGVPYNRVTAIGDIILVKAKEE, encoded by the coding sequence ATGGTGATGCGCCTCTCAAAGCTCTACGGGAAGCAGATATACAACACCAAGGGCTACTACGTCGGCTACGTCGACGAGATTCTGATCGATGTTGACAGGGGCCAGGGAAAGGTGCTAGCCCTTGGACTGCCGGGTGAAAAGGTCGGCGTGCCCTACAACAGGGTTACCGCGATAGGTGATATAATACTCGTAAAGGCAAAAGAAGAGTGA
- a CDS encoding DHH family phosphoesterase, translated as MRVLVLGGGAIGRAIAESLRGEFEVAVIEKDEIRAKALEESGFHVINGDFSYTATLLKAGVDKAELVIITTMNVDVLRKTVYVIRTNNKDVPIVTVLPDDVGLDDLVSQINEEYEAEVKVDYAVSPRNALKDALIRTVERIGERKNANLLVRKLKELRNQTDSLLIVMHDNPDPDAIASATALSVIAQTLGFKTQIVYGGEIAHHENRAFVNLLGIDLRKVSRGSYELKRYPFIALVDCQPNGNLTTLDQSDYKKIKILIDHHQILQHLQELIPEDAFLDIRPDVYSSAAILAEYLRMLNISLSPLMATALFYGIYIDTKKFSKLSHIDLKAIEFLAGKVDYELLDKIEHPDISTETAEILAKAIMNRRIYKNVVVSNVGFITNRDAIAESADFLLRLEGITTVLVFGIVDDRIEISARTRDVRVNIGAVLREAFGDIGSGGGHSQSGGARIPLGIFKLAKDKGSLLRLAEEAITEKFLDALKVKEG; from the coding sequence ACTAGGAGGCGGGGCAATCGGCCGCGCGATAGCAGAATCACTTAGGGGAGAGTTTGAGGTGGCGGTGATAGAGAAGGATGAAATCCGCGCCAAGGCCCTTGAGGAGAGCGGTTTCCATGTCATCAACGGGGACTTTTCATACACCGCCACCCTCCTGAAGGCCGGCGTTGACAAAGCCGAACTCGTCATAATCACCACCATGAACGTTGATGTACTCAGAAAAACCGTCTACGTGATAAGGACCAACAACAAAGACGTGCCTATCGTTACGGTTCTTCCCGACGATGTTGGCCTCGATGACCTCGTCTCCCAGATAAACGAGGAGTACGAGGCGGAGGTTAAGGTTGACTACGCCGTCTCGCCCAGGAACGCCTTGAAGGATGCCCTCATCAGAACGGTCGAGAGGATCGGCGAGCGGAAAAACGCTAACCTCCTCGTCAGGAAGCTCAAGGAGCTCAGGAATCAGACAGACTCCCTTCTGATAGTCATGCACGACAACCCCGACCCGGACGCAATAGCCAGTGCGACCGCCCTGAGCGTCATAGCCCAGACCCTCGGCTTCAAGACCCAGATAGTCTACGGCGGCGAGATAGCCCACCACGAGAACAGGGCTTTCGTGAACCTTCTCGGCATCGATCTCAGGAAGGTCTCCAGGGGTTCCTACGAGCTGAAGCGCTACCCCTTCATAGCCCTCGTGGACTGCCAGCCCAACGGCAACCTCACGACGCTTGATCAGTCCGATTACAAGAAGATAAAGATACTCATCGACCACCACCAGATACTCCAGCACCTTCAGGAGCTCATCCCGGAGGACGCTTTCCTCGACATACGGCCCGATGTTTACTCCTCCGCCGCGATCCTCGCCGAGTACCTCAGAATGCTCAACATCTCCCTGTCCCCCCTCATGGCCACTGCCCTCTTCTACGGCATTTACATCGACACCAAGAAGTTCTCCAAGCTGAGCCACATCGACCTCAAGGCCATCGAGTTCCTGGCGGGCAAGGTGGACTACGAGCTCCTTGACAAGATAGAGCACCCGGACATAAGCACCGAGACAGCCGAGATACTGGCGAAGGCAATAATGAACAGGCGCATCTACAAGAACGTTGTCGTCAGCAACGTGGGCTTCATCACCAACCGCGACGCCATAGCGGAGTCAGCCGACTTCCTCCTCCGCCTGGAGGGCATAACCACGGTCCTCGTCTTCGGCATAGTGGACGACAGAATAGAGATTTCCGCCAGGACCCGCGACGTCAGGGTGAACATCGGGGCGGTCCTCAGGGAGGCCTTCGGCGACATCGGCAGTGGTGGCGGCCACTCCCAGTCGGGCGGGGCGAGAATCCCGCTTGGAATCTTCAAGCTCGCCAAGGACAAGGGCTCGCTCCTCAGGCTGGCGGAGGAAGCCATAACGGAGAAGTTCCTCGATGCGCTAAAAGTTAAAGAAGGCTGA